The genomic stretch TCAGGAATTTCAGTAATATGATCAGTGAAGCGGTTACCTGTGTAAGGTAGTAATTTTCATCCACAAGCTGCTCAATGATGTTGAAATGATCTGTGTCACGTATGTCTTCAAAAGTAACCTTAAGTTCGGCTGCTTGCAAAGACTATAAGAAGGTACAGATGCGTGggttttacttttcttttcatttatttatttgaatcagaaatgaatattacaaatagtatttttttttaactatgaaGATGGATTTTGCCTGATactattttgaaatatttttaagtaataaacaatacatttacatttgaatgACACTGCAGTGTAGGAACTAAGCAGTAAAAATGGAcaattttctctcttctgtctctgttaGCTCCTTAACAACACCGAGTGACTCGCTAACACAAACCTATGCCACGAATATTAATTCGCAAGTCCTAAATTGTAAATCCGCTATAAAACAGGTCAAAATCTATGCAGCATCAGAGGAGATGTGTCCACCACTACGGCCTATGGCAAAAAAATTATTGATACGCCCCATTCACAAATAACTGTTTGATACTGCACTATGAACACTATTGTATTGCATTTTCTGTCTTGCACTGTATTCTGGCTTCGATGTTTGCACACATTCAATTTATGTACTGTGCAGTGtgcttagttctgtgttgtgtgtgcctGCGTTTTATGTCGCACCAGGGTTCTTCATTTCACCCTGTACTGCACCAgatttacagtatatggttgaaatgacaataaaagcttattgacttGACTTCCCAAATTTGTGGCCATTGTTTATCAAATGTTTCTAATACCATTACACTGTTAAATTCTCAATTCTTATTTATATGAACAGCTGATCTTGTGAGTAATGCTGAAACATTAcattaatgcacttgttctatttattatttaatattttattctttctatAATTCAAGGACAGAtaacaaatgtttttctttttgacaaAGTCTGATTAAGAACAACTATAACTATTATTTCGATTAAGCTTTTTGTATGAACTTCCTTTCATGCTGTAGAATAagaatcacttttttttgttttcctataacagcatggtCCATCTTAAACTGTCTTACCTTGAAGTAATCTTCTGACTGCTTCCGGAACTCAGGGGAGTCGTTTTGTGCCACAGCAACAACAATGTCGCAGTCCGATGAGGACTTTTTGAGCTGAGACACTAACCGAATGGGGCTGTTCCTAAAAGCCACCTCCCTAAAACgagataaataaatgtgaagagACGTGAATCTCGAGATAACGGTGTATTACTCTAATTCATCAGtcagaattttatttatcaaGACATGTTTGAATAATGAATACTGATAATGACAATGTAGCATGTGCAAAGCTATGACAAAGCATATGAATTTTCATACTCAGTCATCTTCAGTGGCTTGTTCACATATGTGGACATAATGGGCAGCAGGTCGTAAATGCCACTAACAAGAAACGCTCCTGAAATAGACACAGAGAATCCATGAAATTACATACAgcttgatataaaaataaatattaaaaataaaaaagggaagcTTTCTTATTTACTAAAATTGCacattacttacttacttatatttacttatttactaaAATTGCACATTATTCATAAGTCATATTGTTCTGTCACTGAtccatattcatataaatactgtatattctatacATTCATTCCCCTTGCTCCTGTAGACAtattactgtttaaaaaaaaaatccttgtactgtgtatgtgctgaataaatattaacagtTGATAGAACAGGTTGCTTATTCTTGAGTATGTAGTTCCACTAGTTATTAACAGGTGTTTTTATTCATCATCAGTAATGAAATATTCTGGCCAGTTTGGACAgggaatgtacagtatgtattccTGCATGGCAGGTGCACAGGATGAACGGGATGCCAGTGCACTCAATTGCGCAGGTGTATAAAATGAATTTGTAatgcaagtcgctctggataagggcatctgcaaaATGCCATCAAGCTAAATGCAATGTTATTGTCAACCCACGCTACCTTTTCTACCATTGTGCTGCCCCTATTTTCTCATTTTGAAACGGTTTACTCATTTACCAATTctacatattcatttatttactcatttattgaAAATAACGAGTGTGGTATGTCTTGAATGCTTGGGTAAATTTCTGATACACCGTTGTGTAATCAATCATTGTGTTTTGAAAGTAAGTCACAATGCATAGAGTTGCTTGAATTGTTTGCTTGCACTGCTAAATATTttggactttggccatgtgcatttgtttatgttcggtgttcacgtgtctgccccacccttgtctcttcctccccacctctgcatacctgttcctcatgtgttaattgtcttgtgtatttagcCGTGCCTATAGCGACGTGGAATCCTCGTCCTTGTTTTCGTCTCTAGTCAAGTCTtgtgtccctgttttgtgtgttttatttattaaatcagtttatttttatgctatcctgcatttgggtctctTTTATCCCTGCATCGCTGACAGTTGGTCCTTTCATGGATTATTTGTAAATTTGAGTCAAACTTAATTTAGGTACATTTTTTAGGAGACCTGGTTATAATCCATCACAACCATCATCATTTCTCAAGTCTCCAAACACACCTTTGATTTGAGGAGATACACTGTACTCTGACCAATCAGTAGAGAGAACCATGGCCGCTAGGTGTGCACCTGCAGAATGACCACACAGGTAAAGCCCACTGTTGAGAGACCGAGAGCAATGCATTAAATGAGAAGCCAGCAAGTATACACAGTAATAGCAGAGCAATATTACAAGCCATGACCAGAAAGGCAGGAGCACTAACCTGATGTGTGAATACTGCTGAATGACAGCCACCAAACTCCTGCGTACCTGAGATACCATCAGATCCATATTACCTGTGAGGATAACGGATGAGAGAATTACAAAACCTAACAAGATAGCAAGATAACAATTGGGCTCTCATGGAAAATTTATTCTGCTTGCACATGCTACTGGAGTTTCCCACTGGAAGTTGCATAGGAATGACCCTTAAAGTCATAATTACAACTGGGAAATAATTTTGAAACCAGTGTAAGACAATGAAGAACAGGACAGTTTCCGTACTGAATTAAAGGTTTTGTTCGTTTTTCTAAATTCAGCAAATTGCTAGCACTTGCTGTTTTGTTCATATTCATTTCCGTATTTCGGCAACCATTCTAAGTATGTGTGTTGTACATTTTTACACCAGGAAAATATCTTGCTAATTAACTGAATAATACATGTTATGGTGTCAAAATAacactaaaagaaaaaaggaaatgaagcCAGGTTCTTTCATACATACTTTTATCAACAAAGTGTGTGAACACAACATTTATGATCCTATTGCCACTTTCCAAAAAGTGGAAATCACATCATTCAGCTTTAAGCTTCACAAGCCACTGGTACCTTTCGGGGCAATGCTGTAATCGACAGCGACCACCACTACACCCTTCTGGGTCAACGGTACAGCCATGAAACCGGACTCCTCCTTGCTGTAAGATGAAACAATGTTCTCTTATATAAGAGACATTTCAGAATTATAAGCAATATTTGCTTAAGGTCTGATGTTTTATCTTCCTTGAATGACAATGTATTCTTATTCTTTTACTGTATTATATCAAATccaagagaaaataaatgaacacactgtacattaaAAGTCCATATTCAATTACAGGAACTTTCTAAATCAACAGATGCCTTTTACAAACTTTTAAACAATCAGAATCTTATATCTCAtcatataataatttaaacatttagatttgacattaataaaaaaaacagaaaaaaaaacaatacagatgTAATCTTCAAACCACTATATGCAGCTAGATATTTAAACCTTTTGAATGAGGAGCTTTGCCCTTATCACTATATCTACTACTAGCCAATAGCTAACTTCAACatattatgtttaatttataaagGAAGCCAAAAATTATGATCCTGACAAAAAAAGTCTTTGTCTATTCCATGGAGGTCAGACTGATATTGCCATGAACAATTTTCCATATGTTACTATCTCGGTTCAtcttttgagaaaaaaaaaggataaaatattaatgtgattATTTGAACCTCATACCTCAGGAACTGCCAATAACCACCATGGAGGTAGATAACTAGAGGAACATCTGAAATATGAAAAAGCTATGAAGCTGGTGATCCAATTAAGAAAGTTACACAGTATACATGTACAATGGAATTCAGCTTTGATATATAACATTTAGCACTTAAGACATAAAGATAAGGATGAACATATTGCAATTCTGCTGTTAAATTTCCCGTTCAGGCATCATCATTGAGCCTTGAGCAATCCGATGCTTTAGGGATCAGACAACCAAAGGTACCACTATGTCTCTATTTACCTTGACTTACCTGGGGAAGAACTAAGAGGCATGTACACATCCAGCTTCTCTTCGTCTCCCTCTCCATAaggaatatccagaatgttCTGTGCAACAGCTCGAGCCTTCTCTGTACCtaatcacacacccacatacacagtAACACTCTCAGCGGTCCTACAGGTTTTTGTAACTACAAACTTGTGcaataacattaaaatttaTAGCAAATGTATATATCACTAAAGCCATTACTAAATCTTGTTATGACCTGGGAAAACCGGTCACATgctgacattttaaatttaatcgAAGCTTCGTTGTCGTCTCTTGACTCCATTGTTCACACAGAGATCAGATCACCGGTGTGCATTTAAAAACTGTGATGTATGCACagtgttttatctctttattgTATTTGATTGCAATGGAGCTGCTGAGGTAAcatggtgattatttttttataaggtGTTACCATGAATTAATATATTGAGCCCACAAGGTAAGCTTCTTGTTTCCCCAAGTTCAGTTTCTCCTAGACACAAATTAATATATTATGGCCACGAGTTAAGTTTCTTAAGATCTCTTTCATGGCCATGCAGTTGCCCCCTACTTAACTTGTAGCATCTCCTGTATTTTAAATGAGACAGAGACATCAATTGAATTAGATTACGAAACCTGGATGATTTATAGCATTACATATTTTTAACATGGATAAATCATCATCAACAAATAATGTAAGGTTACAATTTATAGCCACAACAGACTTTGTTGTGGATCTAACATGTTCACTTGTGggtctaaataaactaaaataaactcAGATTCACATAAATTGCAAAGAAATTTCCTGTTGCTGAAATGGTGGTTCTGTCATTTTCATATGTAGAAAATCAAGAAAcatttgtgaataaataaatcaaatatattaATGATTTTGCAAGGAAATGTGGACAATGACGTTACTGGTTGGAAAACCCCAATTTTGGTCCAAGACCAGATTGATC from Tachysurus fulvidraco isolate hzauxx_2018 chromosome 2, HZAU_PFXX_2.0, whole genome shotgun sequence encodes the following:
- the afmid gene encoding kynurenine formamidase isoform X1 encodes the protein MSHWKQMNNNELEKQYSPSQWSHRMSADDVIKAHEAALKSGTEKARAVAQNILDIPYGEGDEEKLDVYMPLSSSPDVPLVIYLHGGYWQFLSKEESGFMAVPLTQKGVVVVAVDYSIAPKGNMDLMVSQVRRSLVAVIQQYSHISGLYLCGHSAGAHLAAMVLSTDWSEYSVSPQIKGAFLVSGIYDLLPIMSTYVNKPLKMTEEVAFRNSPIRLVSQLKKSSSDCDIVVAVAQNDSPEFRKQSEDYFKSLQAAELKVTFEDIRDTDHFNIIEQLVDENYYLTQLILKMMGKS
- the afmid gene encoding kynurenine formamidase isoform X3; the protein is MERETKRSWMCTCLLVLPQVSQDVPLVIYLHGGYWQFLSKEESGFMAVPLTQKGVVVVAVDYSIAPKGNMDLMVSQVRRSLVAVIQQYSHISGLYLCGHSAGAHLAAMVLSTDWSEYSVSPQIKGAFLVSGIYDLLPIMSTYVNKPLKMTEEVAFRNSPIRLVSQLKKSSSDCDIVVAVAQNDSPEFRKQSEDYFKSLQAAELKVTFEDIRDTDHFNIIEQLVDENYYLTQLILKMMGKS
- the afmid gene encoding kynurenine formamidase isoform X2, translating into MSADDVIKAHEAALKSGTEKARAVAQNILDIPYGEGDEEKLDVYMPLSSSPDVPLVIYLHGGYWQFLSKEESGFMAVPLTQKGVVVVAVDYSIAPKGNMDLMVSQVRRSLVAVIQQYSHISGLYLCGHSAGAHLAAMVLSTDWSEYSVSPQIKGAFLVSGIYDLLPIMSTYVNKPLKMTEEVAFRNSPIRLVSQLKKSSSDCDIVVAVAQNDSPEFRKQSEDYFKSLQAAELKVTFEDIRDTDHFNIIEQLVDENYYLTQLILKMMGKS